The Nitrospiria bacterium genomic interval CGACTTCCTGAGGGCTTCCTCCGGGCCAGCGGGTTTCAACCGTTATTTCCGGCTTTTCAACGTTAGGGGTTAATTGGATAGGAAGCTTAAAAAGAGAGACGATCCCAAAGAGAACCACCATGAGAACGCCAACGGTGACACTCACCGGGTATTGAATGGCAAATTCAACAAGCTTCATTCGACGCATGAATGGGTTACTCCATCACGTTTACTTCTTGGCCGGGGCGAAGCCGTTCGTTTCCCCGGATGACCACCTTTTGACCTATATTTAAAGGGCCTTGAACTTCAACCCAGTTGTTAACCATTAGACCCGTTTTAATGTTTACGGGTGAAACGGTCCATCCTTTCTCCGTTTTGTTTGCAATAAAGACGAGGGTTTGACCCCCTTTAATAACCAGAGCATCTTTTGGAACCGTGAGGGTTTGAACGGGGGGACCAACGGGAAGGGAAACCCGGGCTAATAATCCGCTTTTTAATTCTCCTTTTTTATTTTCAAGCTCAATTTTGATCGGGAAGGTCCTGGATTCTAGATCCGCCTTTGAAATTATGGAAAATATTTTCCCTGAAAATGGACGGTCCGGAAGGGCATCCAATGATACCTGGACGTTTTCTCCCACCCGAATGTTTCGAATATATTTTTCTGGGAGGCCCACAATGATTCGTACATGGGAAAGATCAATGATTTCTGCAACGGCCCCTCCCTTTGAAAGCCATTCCCCGATTTGGGTGTGGGTTTGAGTAATTTCACCATCATAGGGGGCAATAATTTTAGATTTTTTTATTTGGTCTTTGAGCTGATCCATCTCAGCTTGGTGCTGACTAATTTTTTGGGCCCAAGCTTCTGCCTCCGCTTCACCATCTTGAAGGACTTTCTCAGAAAGGACTTTTTCAAAAAATAAACGTTTGGACCGTTCCAAATCAGAATCGGCTCGTTGATACCTGGCCTGGGCCTCATTTCTTTGGGCCTCAACCACCCGGAGTTGAATTTCAAGGGTGTCGGTGCGCAAAGATGCAAAAAGATCTCCCTTGCGAACCGAGGTTCCTTCTTCGATTGGGAAAGATTCAACCAAACCCTCTACCTCGCTGGCCACAACACTTTGGGTTCGTGGTTCTACGGTTCCAACCAAAGTTAACGGTTGAACGAGTGTTTGTTGAGTGACCTCTGCCACTTTGACAGGGGTTGGAGGAAATTTTCCTTGGGCAAAAAGAGGAGGGGATTCGAACAATAGAAAAAAGAAAAGAAAGAAGGAGGTGAGTAAAATATCTCTTTTGATTCGAATATCAATTGTAAAGAACCTCATTTTCTCAATGATAAAGAATACTTTTCTTCAAAGCAACCATTGAGTTTACAGAAAAGTGAAATAAGCCGATTCGTTGGCCTCCATTCCCTTTGACAGTTTCTCCCATTAAGGGTACTTTATGAAAATATAAAATAAATCACTCTTGTCCAAAAACGGTTTTAGGAAGTCATTGAAAAAGTCCTCCTGATGGGGCACCATTAGTTTTAGAGTTTGGATGAGATCTAAAAACTAACGGAAACTCACAAAAGGAGGACGTCCTATGGTACGTCATGCGAGTCTTTTTGGTCAACTGATTGCCCTGTTTAAGCGCAATGAATTCTACCGTCTGGTTATCAAACACAAAGCAGAATCTTATGCGAAGGGATTTCATTGCTGGGATCATTTTGTCGCCATGCTTTTTTGCCAATTAGCCCAAGCCAAAAGCCTCAGAGAGATTTGTGGTGGATTGGCTTGCTGTCTGGGCAAGCTTCGGCATCTGGGGATGAACAACGCTCCCAATAAATCCACTCTCTCTTATGCCAATACCCATAGGCCCTGGTAGCTGTTTCGTGATCTGTTCTATGAAACTCTGGATACGTGCAAACACGCCGTACCCGCCAAGCGCAAGTTTCGATTCAAAAACAAATTGCTCTCCCTGGATAGCAGCACGATCTCCCTTTGCTTATCCCTGT includes:
- a CDS encoding DUF4372 domain-containing protein — encoded protein: MVRHASLFGQLIALFKRNEFYRLVIKHKAESYAKGFHCWDHFVAMLFCQLAQAKSLREICGGLACCLGKLRHLGMNNAPNKSTLSYANTHRPW
- a CDS encoding efflux RND transporter periplasmic adaptor subunit, whose product is MRFFTIDIRIKRDILLTSFFLFFFLLFESPPLFAQGKFPPTPVKVAEVTQQTLVQPLTLVGTVEPRTQSVVASEVEGLVESFPIEEGTSVRKGDLFASLRTDTLEIQLRVVEAQRNEAQARYQRADSDLERSKRLFFEKVLSEKVLQDGEAEAEAWAQKISQHQAEMDQLKDQIKKSKIIAPYDGEITQTHTQIGEWLSKGGAVAEIIDLSHVRIIVGLPEKYIRNIRVGENVQVSLDALPDRPFSGKIFSIISKADLESRTFPIKIELENKKGELKSGLLARVSLPVGPPVQTLTVPKDALVIKGGQTLVFIANKTEKGWTVSPVNIKTGLMVNNWVEVQGPLNIGQKVVIRGNERLRPGQEVNVME